A segment of the Malaclemys terrapin pileata isolate rMalTer1 chromosome 1, rMalTer1.hap1, whole genome shotgun sequence genome:
TGTCGCTGACCACGCTGTACCCTGTACACGTGAATCCCTACCGTGTACAAAAATAAAGGGTCACAATTAACTGACCATGCATAACTGAAACAGTCAAAACAATACGTGTAAAACAAGGGCTGACTGTATATCCAGAGCTTTACCAATTAACTTTACAACTAAAGTGGGCCATTCTGGTCAGCAGAATTCTtaaaatcatagactcataggactggaagggacctcaagaggtcatctactccaatcccctgcacacatggcaggactaagtttgatatagaccaggggttctcgcaacaatgtttttggtggcctcagagggtggccaccaactcttgctggtggccgcactgacactttttcctaaaatcatttatttttaaagttaataaagaaatatgcacatatatagacccaaatcattgtaatttatttatgtacgtttgggggattttttttttttgcagactcaataatgaAGATAATgcacagttgtctctattctttactggacctaacagaatagaaacacaaataaagtGCTTTGCACGTTCTTGTCTTTTGTTATTGTTTCTTGTGCGTTTTTTGGTGAAAGCGGTAGCCTGTATAACAATTcagaagtaaatttaaaaatgcattgaCATAATGGAagtccaaataataataaaaacgtATCTGGGCAGCTtgagtctggggaggggagggaagggcacAGCTTCAGCTGTAGCTGGCCTGAGGTGCCTCTGAACATGAGAGGGGTCACTCCGGGCTTCATCTAACCCAGGACTCCTCCGGGTAGGTGTGTCTGTGTGGGATAGCTCGGGGCTTTGACCAGCCCGGGGATCCTCCAGATAAGGGTGGGGTGCTTGGGGCTTCTCCAGTTGGAGGGCTTGTGTTTCCAGGTGCCGGGAATctcagggctccggctgctggtGGGGcgtgggtggaaggggtggagttggggttaGCCTCCGCAAAGGGAGGTTCCAACTGCTGCCTATGCACCTGCCACTTGCCttgtcaccacctcccctgcctgCCTTCTCACCCAGAAGCTGGCTTGCTGCTCGCATCCTTACTCCTCCACCaggcccccctgcccaccactcacCTCATCATTCtcctccacagcccccctgcctgctgctcgactcaccgctcacctcctcacctTGCTCCCTAAGTATTGTGTGTCCCACCTGTGTCTGCAGAGAAGTGTTGCAGGCAGGAACaacagagagaaagggaagggaCTTACGAttcgcccccgcccccacccagaaAACTGCTATGGCCTCAGGGAAACCCTCTGGTGGCCACATGCAGCCAGGGTGGCCGCATATGGGAAATGGTgatctagaccgtccctgacaggtgtttgtctaacctgcatTTAACAATCtcaagtgatggagattccaccacctccctaggcaatttattccagtgcctaaccaccctgacagttaggaactttttcctaatgtccaacctcaacctcccttgctgcaatttaagcccattgcttctcgtactatcatcagaggttaaggagaataatttttctccctcctccttgtaactgccttttaggtacttgaaaactgttatcgtgtcccctttcagtcttctcttttctggactaaacaaacccagttctttcaatcttccctcataggtcatgttttctagatgttTTATTACTtatcttgctcttctctggactttttccaatttgtccacatctttcctgaaatgtggcgcccagaactggacgctaatacatcccagaatgatgtttgctttttttgcaatagtgttacacttgactcatatttagcatgCGGCAGaaagtctggtcaaaaagggaacctggcaCTGTTCGGTTACTGCAGGGTGCAGAGAGGCATCAGGTCATTAacccacagcagcccctgctcagccgtTACCACCTCCTACCTGCAGCCAGGCTCCTTGTCAGGATTCAGAAGCACCTGTCCTAGCcccggagcagagggagcccaggtaGGGGGAGGAAGGTGGAGACAATCCAGTGAGTGACACCAATAAGGGAGGACAGGAGCGAACAACAGGGGTTGGGTATTGGGGAAAAGATGGAGAAGAGAGACGGACCTAGAGGGAAGAAGTGGAGAAGGCTGTGGGGACATGggggaagaggcacagaaatggGTGGGGCCTTGAGTGAAAAtatggagcaggggcagagtaTTGGAGAAAGAAGCAGGGCAGAGGCTTCAGGGGTTCAGTTACCAGCAATTAAAAATGTGGCAACCGTATGAGTTAATGAGTTGTACGAAGACCAATTCCCCAGTTTGTCACACTGACACAGCACAGTAAGGCCAGTAAAGAATTTCATGTCTCTTTGACAGTCCAGTCAGTGATTCAGGGAAGACGGCCCAgcaccatgtcaccagccagctctgcatggAGCTTGGTCTGAGAGGCAGTGCACCAGGAGAAAAATTTCATCCCTTTATGAGTaaagagctggagcagcctgtcccggatctgtttggtcctcaccccatagatgatggggtttagcatggggggCACCAGGAGATACACATTGGCAATGAGAACATGGAACTGGAGTGCCACATGGTGGCCAAAACGATAAGTGAGGGAGGAGAAGATAGCTGGGATATAAAAGGATAGGATGGCACAGAGGTGGGCGctgcaggtcccaaaagtcttgacctgggcatcctttgtggggaggctgaagatggccctgaggatctggataTAGGATATGGCAATAAAAATCATATCCAGACCGGTCACCCAGATTGCCACAGAGAGACCATAATAACTACTGATGCGGATGTCGGTGCAGGCGAGCTTCACGACAGCCATATGTTCACAGTACGTGTGGGGGATTACGTTGGTTCGGCAATATGGCCACCGCCTTGCCAGCAAGACATAGGGCATTACGAGCATGCCACCACGCAGCACCACGGCCAGCCCAATCTTGGCCACCATGGGGTTTGTCAGggtggtggaatgtctcaggggatggcagatggccacatagcgatcaaaagccatggccacgAAGAACCCAGACTCCATCACTGAAaagcagtgaatgaagtacaGTTGGGTGAGGCAAGCACTGAAATCGATCTCCCTAGAATTGAACCAGAAAATGCTCAGTGTTTTGGGTAGGATGGACGTAGACAGGACTAGGTCGGTGACGGCCAGCATGCaaaggaaatagtacatgggcccatGGAGGCTTGGCTCCATCTTCACAATggacaggatggtgaagttccccaacaCAGCTATGGCGTACATAgcacagaaggggatggagatccagacatgggccgcctccaggccaggaatgcccaacAGTATGAAGGTGGAGGCGTTGGTGAGGTCAGTTGTGTTGGAATTggacatggagtaggggagaaggtgtccaactCTGAGGCAGAATGGTTTCTCCTGCATGTACCGTATGTTCCCCCAGCTTCCTGTATGTGCCCAGGGTCTAGGGTGATGGTCGCAGTACAAAAGCCTGGatggaaagaaaatattaatatGAGACACTAAATTCACTACTGGAGGCTGTTCTCATGTATGAAGCAGATTGGTCACTCTTCACAAACTgagaaatgacattttcattattcacATAAATGAATTATGAACAACTGACAATACTAATGCCAATTATATATTTGATTATGCACCATATGCTATGGTGCTCCATGTGTCAATATATCCTACACGCCGTGTTGTGGGAAATCTTAATAGGCACTAGCAGGAAACATGAGTGTAGATACTGGTTATCCCTCTTTGTTCCTTAATGCAATGAAACCAGGCTAGAGAGTCCATGCTGTAGGGAATTCCCCATTCACACAGTCTCAAAATATGAGAATGGAAAAACTCCAAACCTTTCCCAAGACATATGGCGTGGGAAACATCCCAACTAGAACACACATCAGGAAAAAGACCTGGGCATCATTGATAGCAATTCCACAAAAACACCTCATCATTCGCAGCAGTGGCCAAAACAAAGACAATGTTTGGATATCTaaagaatgggatggagaataacctGCTCTGGACATGCACTCAGCTTTGGTCACCCCGTCTTTATAAAAGATATAGCAGATAGAAAAGGAATTTCTGGAGAGGTGAGAATCAGGGAGGATGCCCTATGTAGACAGACTGAAAAGTTTGGGGCTATTTAGTTTAGGGAAGAGACAAagaagggggcatatgatagaggagAACAAAATAAAGAATCATACAGATTACATTCAAATAAAGAAACAGAGAAAAGTTCTCAACCAGTAATATCTGTAGGTACTTAATTCTTCCAAAGGGCTAATTTCCCAAAGCTGAGACAAATTATCAGCAACACTGATTGGGAGGAAATTGGCAGTATATTAAGAAGAGTTCATTAGACAGCTAAAaagtcatattttttaaaattcggaaggtggagaaagctactaggggagaggctgttctacaTTTGATtatgacaaatagggaggaactggttgagaatttgaaaatggaaggcaACTTGGGGGGAAATGATCacgaaatgatagagttcatgattcaaAGGAacggtaggagggaaaacagcaaaataaagacaatggatttcaataAAGTATGccttagcaaactcagggagctgacacatAAAATCCCATGGGacgcaagtctaaggggaaaaacaattgaagacagttgcaagtttttcaaagagacattattaagggcatgAGAGCAAACTATTCCACTATGTGGAAAAGATAGAAAATATAGCAAGAGATCACATACTGGCTTTAGCAGGAGATCTTCAATCatctaaaaataattttaaaaatttaaattaatattacatttaattatattatagtcactattaccaagtgaaaagaacaggagtacttgtggcaccttagagactaacacatttatttgagcataagctttcgtgggctacagcccacttcttcggatgcatatagaatggaacatatattgaggagatatatatacacacatacagagagcatgaacaggtgggagttgtcttaccaactctgagaggccaattaagtaagaggaaaaaaaaaacttttgaagtgataatcaagatagcccagtacagacagtttgataagaagtgtgagaatacttacaaggggagatagattcaatgtttgtaatggctcagccattcccagtctctatttaagcctaaattgatcgtatctaatttgcatatcaattcaagctcaggagtctgtttctgaagcttttttgttgcaaaattgccacccgcatgtctgtcattgaatgaccagacaggttaaagtgttctcccactggtttttgaatgttatgattcctgatgtcagatttgtgtccattaattcttttgtgtagagactgtccagtttggccaatgtacatggcagaggggcattgctggcacatgatagcatatgcgtgatcaaatcccccctcattcttctcttccacagactaaataatcccagttccatcagcctctcctcataagtcatgtgctccagacccctaatcatttttgttgccctctgctggactctttccaatttttccacatccttcttgtaggcacagtactccagatgaggcctcaccaatgttgaatagagaggaaggatcacgtccctcgatctgctggcaatgcccctacttatacagcccaaaatgccattagccttcttggcaacaagggcacactgtaacccctaggtccttttctgcagaactgctgcctagccatttggtccctactctgtaacagtgcatgggattcttccgtcctcagtacaagactctgcacttgtccttgttgaacctcatcagatttcttttggcccaatcctctaatttgtctaggtccctctgtatcttatccgtaccctccagcgtatctaccactcctcccagtttagtgtcatgtaAGTTTATGTTAAGTTCCTAACTGTAACTGCAGTAGGGATAATGGAACAgatgcctcgggaggttgtggaagctcctttgtTGGAGATTTTCCAAAGAAGGCTGGATAGTCATCTGTCTCGGAtggttagacacaacaaatcctgtatcttggcagggggttacaCTAgctgacccttgtggtcccttctcaccctgtggcTCTAGGACTCTATGATGTAAAATcccagtgtggaccagcactTAGCCACACACAAGtctttgggctcaatacagggataactaggagaaatttaatggcctgtgttatacaggacgtCAGACTGTATGGTAGGATTGTCACTTCTGGCCTCATACCTTATGAATCTATTCATAAAGAAAAGAGACCAAGCATTTATATTTACTCTGTGTCATaacacacaaacaagggaacattcaattaCATTGAAAGTCTGAACATATTATATTGAGAAAGGAAAATTGTTAACATAATACGTATTTGgcctttggaactccttgccagagacaTTATTGGAGCAAAGACCTTAGCTGAATTGGCCACTGTAGGGGGCTCTGGTGTCACCACCATTAGTTAAGGCTGTTTGACACCTTCAATTAGAGGACCTCATTTTCAGTTGCGTATAAGTTTGCCAAAATGTAAGTATTTGGAcggaaattttccatgctgggtgtctgcttctGGGTGACTTTTTTCATGAAAGTTTCAGGCATAATGGTTCAGCCAACTTCTCAAATGAAGCTAGGAGAAAAGATGTCTTGCCCATATTGAAATGTTCTTACAATTGTTCCAGTGAGgagctctagcacctccatgtTTTCCAGCAGATAAAATTCTGGcaaaatccctccccccaccccaccccccacacaccacctGTTAACAGCCAAAGCCCTGAAATGCAAGAGGAGGAGGTGAAAGTCTCTGTGGATTAACTCACAGCTGGCTCCTGAGGTCTCTACTCTGTTCTCACTCCAAAGGGACTTTtgcctcagaatttggccttgtttTGTACATCTACTgacacctttcatcctgaaggctccactgtgccactgaaatgcagccacctaaGGGCTGAAGCCATCAGCCAGGCCCTAGGTGTtgacagaaaagagtgacatTTTTGCCAGTGATACTGGAGCAAAATCATCCCTTGAGGCAAGGGTACTGGCATGTTTAATAGCTTTGCATAGCGGAAAGGACCGAAGACCCATTGTGTGTCCCATCACACCCACGTTGCACTGAGTTTGTCGagcaggtgagctcctcagcaagagatgggtacctgtgaatcCTAAGATGGAAgtgtcttccctgggaatccccctcaggtagccgtgtcccacacctctctcaccccagcatctgcagcagcatcccatGCTGAGAGCCGACACAGGGGTGTGCACTGTTTATAATAGAGCTCTAAGCAATCCCAGCAGTGTTCACTCAGCCTCTAGGGATGAAGCAGCATTTGGATGTAAACAGGATGGACAGCGGAGGCATTGTAGCCAAAGTCTCTCTTTCCATGTCTGCGGTTCTGTGCTCTTTATCCAGCTTTAGGAGTAAACAATAATTAAGGGACCTTCTCAATGGGTAAtgagaactcctgggctctgtgctgagtcagagaggaattggctgctctgtgtatttgtgtatatttacaAATTATAGTTGATTGGTATGAAAACTAAGGATAATGCCTAGGTCTCCATAGGGTCTGATACCAAGTAAATGGCCAGGATGGATGTTTATATAGTAGATAGACAGATCTGGAGAAAGATGTCTGAGGGGAGACACTAGCATTTTTTTCAGGTACATAAGGCTATCGCTAAGTGATCAGAGATCAGTAATTTTCATAAGCAACCGTTATCATACTGTGCAGCACCTTTCATTGAAGGATTCTGAAAACACCTAACAAAGGAAAGCCACTATGAGCATATCCCCATTACACAGataggcaaactgaggcacagggagacaaGAATTTGCCAACGTCACACAGAGATTGAGTACCATTATgacagacagaacccaggagccttgACGTCCCTGCCATAACCAGTCTCTCCATCACTAAAGAGGGAAATGGACACCACCTTTGGCATATCCCCATCCTCTCAAGGTGAATCTGAGGTTTTCAGAACCAGTTGGAGATTATGAGCTTCCCGCTCGTGGGAAGTGTGAACTCTGGGACTCCACTTCCGCTCCTACTCAGTAACCTGCCATCCCATCACAGTCACTGGGGTGACTTCCAGCActgccctggctggagggcaCTTGGATTCCCATAGCTGAACTCTCTGCCTGTTCCTCTGGCTCATCGGGGGTATTTCTCCCATGCGGAGCATCTGGATTTTTCTGGACTGGAATGAGAGTGAATAAAGTCTCCTATTCGAGCCCAACAGGGGGCCGTGTGCACCTGTATTCAAGTTACGAACACTCTGTAGCTGGCCAGCATGGTTTGACTTTCGTCTGTAGCTAAAGGCAAAGGGTGGGACAGGTAGGCCCTGATTTGGCTGGATTATTGTGCTGATAATTTATGATCATTATTTGTGTTGTGGAAGCCTCTAGAGGCCCTGCTCCAGTTCAGGGCCCCTTGGGCTGGGCCCTTCATACACACAGAAGGagaaacagcccctgccccaaggagcttatcaATCAAATTCAGGCAGGACACAGCTACTGTGTGTAACAAACCagaaagggggcaggtggggagatggggaaggaacAGCACTAAGAATAGGTGGTTACATAGGCTGCTGGGTGGGTGTGAGACAGCT
Coding sequences within it:
- the LOC128847473 gene encoding olfactory receptor 52R1-like, with protein sequence MQEKPFCLRVGHLLPYSMSNSNTTDLTNASTFILLGIPGLEAAHVWISIPFCAMYAIAVLGNFTILSIVKMEPSLHGPMYYFLCMLAVTDLVLSTSILPKTLSIFWFNSREIDFSACLTQLYFIHCFSVMESGFFVAMAFDRYVAICHPLRHSTTLTNPMVAKIGLAVVLRGGMLVMPYVLLARRWPYCRTNVIPHTYCEHMAVVKLACTDIRISSYYGLSVAIWVTGLDMIFIAISYIQILRAIFSLPTKDAQVKTFGTCSAHLCAILSFYIPAIFSSLTYRFGHHVALQFHVLIANVYLLVPPMLNPIIYGVRTKQIRDRLLQLFTHKGMKFFSWCTASQTKLHAELAGDMVLGRLP